A genomic segment from Clostridium pasteurianum BC1 encodes:
- a CDS encoding YheC/YheD family protein, with translation MILIGLLHHLENPEKVTKSYAYAAVAKAEGAELLYFCPSGVIFEKKCIKGYQYRAGNWVESICPFPDIIYNTSSAKKNTQWREIIQKLKKQIPFTSYPIGNKMQVYQTLKKNSEFAEYLIASIKVDSVKQFLDYFEVNKKVVLKPVRGHKGEGIIFIESINNQYHLLTNTTSFDFNYKEFLQFISYKLQEKRYLVQPYINCKTKSGTPYDLRLHVQKNGEGKWVNTTIYYRIAPKRSIICNISNGGLTGNLKPFLKQEFGDEYFNIKRTLEYLAIQLAKYLDKVRYETFSQTLDELGIDVGLDHSQRIWLYEVNWRPGCPPAFYLELDVVRNTIRYAIFLAKMTKHNSNKGFNL, from the coding sequence ATGATATTAATCGGACTACTCCACCATCTAGAAAATCCAGAGAAAGTAACCAAATCCTATGCTTATGCAGCTGTAGCTAAAGCAGAAGGGGCAGAATTGCTTTACTTTTGTCCAAGTGGTGTTATTTTTGAAAAAAAATGTATTAAAGGATATCAATACAGAGCTGGAAATTGGGTAGAATCCATCTGTCCATTTCCTGACATTATCTATAACACTAGTAGTGCAAAAAAAAATACTCAATGGAGAGAAATTATTCAGAAGCTAAAAAAACAAATTCCGTTTACAAGCTACCCCATTGGAAACAAGATGCAAGTTTATCAAACTCTGAAAAAAAACAGCGAGTTTGCTGAGTATCTCATAGCTTCAATAAAAGTAGATTCCGTCAAACAATTCTTAGATTATTTTGAAGTTAATAAAAAAGTTGTATTAAAACCAGTAAGAGGGCATAAGGGAGAAGGTATTATTTTTATTGAAAGCATAAATAATCAATATCATCTACTCACAAATACAACGAGTTTCGATTTTAACTATAAAGAATTCTTGCAGTTTATTTCATATAAACTGCAAGAAAAACGATATTTAGTTCAACCTTATATTAATTGTAAAACAAAATCAGGTACTCCCTATGACTTAAGATTGCATGTACAAAAAAATGGAGAAGGTAAATGGGTTAATACCACTATATATTATCGTATTGCCCCGAAAAGAAGTATAATTTGCAATATAAGTAATGGAGGATTAACCGGTAATCTTAAACCATTTTTAAAACAAGAATTTGGAGATGAATACTTTAATATTAAACGTACCTTAGAATATCTCGCTATTCAGTTAGCAAAGTATTTAGATAAGGTCAGATACGAAACTTTTTCTCAAACTCTGGATGAATTAGGGATAGATGTAGGATTAGACCATTCACAAAGAATCTGGCTATACGAGGTAAACTGGCGGCCAGGCTGCCCGCCAGCTTTTTATTTGGAATTAGATGTTGTTAGAAACACGATCAGATATGCTATTTTTTTAGCAAAAATGACTAAGCATAATTCTAATAAAGGATTTAACCTATAA
- a CDS encoding tyrosine recombinase XerC yields the protein MQYNIKNLFDSTIPKQVNDFLNYLGTIRGKSENTIYNYKIDLTLFFRFLKLYKGQVNKNKDFNEIFIGDIDDEFIKNISLPDLYAFISFTENFRHNSNYARARKVATLKSFFKYLSSKAKILKENPTLELESPKIHSRNPIYLSLDQSKELLKAVKGEKYEERDYCILILFLNCGMRLSELVGINISKIKNDTLSIIGKGNKERTVYLNHICIKAIQNYIDVRNEQLPKVEKEDKDALFLSRNNKRIGKRTVEITVKKYIKKANLDSDKYTPHKLRHTAATLMYKYGDVDIRSLQQILGHESVSTTEIYTHVDDEKLREAVKSNPLNDLDD from the coding sequence ATGCAATATAATATAAAAAATCTATTTGATAGCACTATACCAAAGCAAGTAAACGACTTTTTAAATTATTTAGGGACAATTCGAGGAAAATCAGAAAATACTATTTATAATTATAAAATTGATCTTACTCTATTTTTTCGTTTTTTAAAATTATATAAAGGTCAAGTAAATAAAAATAAAGATTTTAACGAAATATTTATCGGAGATATAGATGATGAATTCATTAAAAATATATCGCTTCCAGACTTATATGCTTTTATATCATTTACTGAAAATTTCAGACACAACAGCAATTATGCTCGAGCAAGAAAGGTTGCTACATTGAAATCATTTTTTAAATATCTATCTTCAAAAGCAAAAATATTAAAGGAAAATCCTACTTTAGAATTAGAATCTCCTAAGATTCACAGCAGAAATCCTATATATTTAAGTCTAGATCAAAGCAAAGAGCTTTTAAAAGCAGTTAAGGGTGAAAAATATGAGGAAAGAGATTATTGTATATTGATATTATTTTTGAACTGTGGAATGAGACTTTCAGAATTAGTTGGAATAAATATATCTAAAATTAAAAATGACACCCTTTCAATAATCGGAAAAGGCAATAAAGAGAGAACTGTATACTTGAATCATATATGTATTAAGGCTATTCAAAATTATATAGATGTACGTAATGAGCAATTACCAAAAGTAGAAAAAGAAGATAAAGATGCCCTCTTTTTAAGTAGAAACAATAAAAGAATAGGTAAGAGAACTGTAGAAATCACAGTAAAAAAATACATAAAAAAGGCTAATTTAGATTCTGATAAATATACTCCTCATAAGTTAAGGCATACTGCTGCTACTTTAATGTATAAGTATGGAGACGTTGATATAAGAAGCCTTCAGCAAATTTTA